From one Chryseobacterium sp. 3008163 genomic stretch:
- a CDS encoding YciI family protein, which produces MVWAGKLVEEGHLISGDGLHEKGVTITGKDCIIKDGSYLESKEIIGGYYLLQAGDLETIVELAKECPTHLFGGTTEIRPIMEMEDYE; this is translated from the coding sequence ATGGTCTGGGCTGGCAAACTAGTCGAAGAAGGACATTTGATTTCAGGAGATGGGCTGCACGAGAAGGGTGTTACGATTACTGGAAAAGACTGTATTATTAAAGACGGGTCTTATCTAGAATCCAAAGAAATTATTGGCGGTTACTATTTGCTGCAAGCAGGTGATTTGGAAACTATTGTCGAATTAGCAAAAGAATGTCCTACGCACCTTTTTGGCGGAACAACAGAAATCCGGCCAATAATGGAAATGGAAGATTATGAGTAA
- a CDS encoding serine hydrolase domain-containing protein: MKKITTVVLLSIFGNLAFGQNANTYSKEIQDKIKQVENNLVPWAMAQDSLKFSLEERMVQYKIPGLSIAVIKDYKIEWVKSYGWADIAQHRPVTTETLFQAASLSKSLNGVGVLKLVQDKKINLNDDINNYLKTWKFPYDSLSNNKKITTANLLSHTAGLTVHGFKGYPEGDSIPTLSEILDGKSPANSLAVRSMYEPGKKVEYSGGGTTISQLIVTDITQQKYEDYMWLQVLKPMGMNNSFFTQPPPPDKQNLLATGYNRYGEEMKEGKYNIYPEKAAAGLWTNPTDLAKYIIETQLSFQGKSGKVLSPEMTRLRLTPYLDSINAFGVYINKKGNEKYFQHSGSNEGFVCQYRGSLEYGNGVVVMVNSDNLGILNEIINSVAIVYKWADFYNPAVKKTITLTDDILKNYVGTYLLDGDTVSIVKKENGLWLNSSIQSKMYFTTELDFYITENKADYKFSKNLNGIINGYTVNGNKKAIRIK, from the coding sequence ATGAAAAAGATAACAACGGTTGTATTACTCAGTATTTTTGGAAACTTGGCATTTGGACAAAATGCGAATACTTACTCAAAAGAGATTCAGGATAAAATTAAACAAGTTGAAAATAATTTGGTTCCTTGGGCTATGGCTCAGGACAGTTTAAAATTTTCCTTAGAAGAAAGAATGGTTCAATACAAAATTCCCGGGCTTAGTATTGCCGTAATCAAGGATTATAAAATTGAATGGGTTAAATCGTACGGATGGGCTGATATAGCACAGCATCGTCCTGTAACAACTGAAACATTGTTTCAGGCAGCATCCCTAAGCAAATCATTGAACGGAGTGGGTGTTTTAAAATTGGTTCAGGATAAAAAAATAAATTTAAATGATGATATAAATAACTATTTAAAAACATGGAAATTTCCGTATGATTCTTTATCGAACAATAAAAAGATCACCACTGCAAATCTGTTAAGTCATACTGCGGGGTTGACAGTTCATGGTTTTAAGGGCTACCCCGAAGGAGATAGCATACCCACATTAAGCGAAATATTAGATGGCAAAAGCCCTGCTAATTCACTAGCGGTTCGTTCTATGTATGAACCTGGTAAAAAGGTTGAATATTCGGGTGGAGGTACAACAATTTCGCAATTAATTGTCACTGATATCACACAACAGAAATATGAAGATTATATGTGGCTGCAAGTATTGAAGCCGATGGGAATGAATAACAGTTTTTTTACCCAACCTCCGCCACCAGACAAGCAAAATCTATTAGCCACAGGATACAATCGTTATGGTGAGGAGATGAAAGAAGGCAAATACAATATTTATCCGGAAAAAGCGGCGGCAGGACTTTGGACAAACCCAACTGACCTGGCTAAGTATATCATTGAAACGCAACTTTCCTTTCAGGGAAAATCGGGAAAAGTGCTTTCTCCTGAGATGACAAGGTTAAGGTTAACACCTTACTTAGATAGTATAAATGCGTTTGGGGTTTATATAAATAAGAAAGGAAACGAAAAATATTTTCAGCACAGTGGCTCAAATGAAGGTTTTGTTTGTCAGTACAGGGGTAGTCTTGAATATGGTAACGGAGTGGTCGTAATGGTTAATTCTGACAATTTAGGTATATTAAATGAAATAATCAATAGTGTGGCAATCGTCTATAAATGGGCTGATTTTTATAATCCAGCAGTGAAAAAAACGATTACTTTGACTGATGATATTCTAAAAAATTATGTTGGTACTTATTTGCTTGATGGAGATACGGTATCTATAGTGAAAAAAGAAAACGGGCTATGGCTAAATAGTTCAATTCAAAGCAAAATGTATTTTACAACGGAGTTGGACTTTTATATTACAGAAAATAAAGCTGATTATAAATTTTCAAAGAATTTAAACGGCATTATCAATGGTTATACTGTCAATGGCAATAAAAAAGCAATACGAATAAAATAA
- a CDS encoding serine hydrolase domain-containing protein: MKKFLLLAVVIFITSCSNDDLNPSPDKKALAQQKLDTALSNFPGLSLSVKTASENYTLVAGDAVIKEKPMTASALHYMQSISKTFTAIAVLKLKEEGKINLDAKVSAYLPNICNNLPNGNVITVRQLLNMTSGLPDYLDNNQFLNDVFAGPLPMASEQVLSYVYGQPAKFAPGASFGYCNINYHLLALIIDSVTPNGHRTYITDKIINAIGLSNTYYIAGSASTTAPQGTTANYLEADGIFNNVSELQLGTVLTFIGDDGIVASVQDIARFYYKLLHDETVLSPASLKEMKVAVSYQSTPIYGLGLQFYNTNGGLQAIGHEGSGAGAGAYAFYFPSKNTGVVLCTNAGTLIDSIKEGQLLALWEEIIGILLE, translated from the coding sequence ATGAAAAAGTTTTTATTACTAGCTGTTGTTATTTTTATCACCTCATGTAGCAATGACGATTTAAACCCCTCACCTGATAAAAAAGCGTTGGCACAGCAAAAACTTGATACAGCTTTGTCCAATTTCCCCGGCTTAAGTCTTAGTGTAAAGACAGCTTCCGAGAATTACACTCTGGTTGCAGGAGACGCGGTAATTAAGGAAAAGCCGATGACCGCTTCTGCACTTCACTATATGCAGAGTATTTCAAAAACCTTTACCGCAATTGCTGTTCTAAAGCTGAAAGAAGAGGGCAAAATTAATCTCGATGCCAAAGTAAGTGCCTATCTTCCTAATATTTGTAACAATCTGCCAAACGGAAATGTCATTACGGTAAGGCAACTGCTTAATATGACATCAGGCCTTCCTGATTATTTAGATAACAATCAGTTTTTAAATGATGTTTTTGCAGGGCCACTGCCTATGGCGAGCGAACAGGTATTGAGCTATGTATACGGTCAACCCGCAAAATTTGCACCCGGCGCCTCATTTGGTTATTGCAATATAAATTATCACTTGCTGGCTCTTATTATTGATAGTGTTACTCCAAACGGGCATCGAACGTATATTACGGACAAAATAATTAACGCCATTGGACTTTCCAACACATATTATATAGCGGGCTCGGCAAGCACTACGGCTCCCCAAGGGACGACGGCTAACTATCTAGAAGCAGACGGCATTTTTAACAATGTGAGCGAGTTGCAATTGGGTACAGTACTTACCTTCATTGGCGATGACGGTATTGTTGCTTCCGTTCAGGATATAGCTAGGTTTTATTACAAACTGCTCCATGACGAAACCGTACTGTCACCAGCATCGCTGAAAGAAATGAAGGTTGCGGTTAGTTATCAGAGTACTCCGATATATGGCTTAGGACTACAATTTTATAACACCAATGGTGGTCTGCAGGCAATCGGCCACGAGGGTAGTGGTGCCGGAGCCGGTGCCTATGCTTTTTATTTTCCTTCTAAAAATACCGGCGTCGTCCTGTGTACAAACGCAGGAACTCTTATCGATAGTATAAAAGAGGGACAGTTACTGGCTTTGTGGGAGGAAATTATAGGTATATTGCTTGAGTAA
- a CDS encoding methyltransferase domain-containing protein, giving the protein MVEPVSKHIKIAQHRNHKSRKKFVIHQGESQNLDFQDNYADLIILHGPLYHLQNEKDRSLAILEAKRILKKMGLYWVSPLITPHPL; this is encoded by the coding sequence ATGGTAGAGCCAGTTTCCAAACATATCAAAATAGCACAGCATCGCAATCATAAATCGAGGAAGAAATTTGTAATCCACCAAGGCGAATCCCAAAATTTAGATTTTCAGGATAATTATGCAGATCTGATTATTTTACATGGTCCGCTGTATCATCTTCAAAATGAAAAAGATAGATCATTAGCAATTTTGGAAGCGAAACGAATTCTTAAAAAGATGGGATTATATTGGGTTTCACCATTAATTACACCGCATCCACTTTAG
- a CDS encoding serine hydrolase domain-containing protein gives MDKDQPVLIASNTKTYVSASILKLIENKKLQLNQPILNLLSKKTKRLLLKRGCHLNKITIRNLLSHNSGIADYVNDYYFSYVGKNPDHQWTRDQQIEWAMTIAKPLELGKMFAYGDINYLLLSEIIEKQTWKSFCTAIRNLLDFERLSLNATWFVDLEKKPANTLVFAHQYSNTYNWDSFEFDPSWDLYGGGGLASTTKDLALFFQYQFEGKIIKDKKLLPEIYTYTNPRETNNNYCLGLYNFPSFYGNKGYHHGGWWETDVIYLPELNTTISVFTLLKEKCDLNPEISHKIIEVIK, from the coding sequence ATTGATAAAGACCAACCTGTTCTGATTGCGAGTAATACCAAAACCTATGTGTCTGCTTCAATCTTAAAATTAATAGAAAATAAAAAGCTTCAGTTAAATCAGCCAATATTGAATCTTTTATCTAAAAAAACTAAAAGATTATTGTTGAAAAGGGGTTGTCATCTTAATAAAATAACCATTCGAAACTTACTTTCCCACAACTCCGGAATCGCAGATTATGTGAATGATTATTATTTTAGTTATGTTGGGAAAAATCCTGATCATCAATGGACCAGAGATCAACAAATCGAATGGGCAATGACCATCGCAAAACCTTTGGAGCTGGGAAAAATGTTTGCTTATGGCGATATCAATTATCTGTTGCTATCCGAAATTATAGAAAAACAAACATGGAAATCATTTTGCACTGCAATCCGGAATTTATTAGATTTTGAAAGACTCAGTTTGAATGCAACCTGGTTTGTTGATTTAGAAAAAAAACCTGCAAACACTTTAGTATTTGCGCATCAGTATTCCAATACCTACAATTGGGATTCTTTTGAATTTGATCCTTCCTGGGACTTGTATGGAGGCGGTGGATTGGCTTCTACGACTAAAGATCTAGCACTTTTTTTCCAATACCAGTTTGAAGGCAAAATAATAAAGGACAAAAAGCTCCTGCCAGAAATATATACGTATACGAATCCTCGAGAAACGAATAATAATTACTGTTTGGGACTTTACAATTTTCCGTCATTCTATGGCAACAAAGGCTATCACCACGGTGGTTGGTGGGAAACAGACGTCATATATCTTCCAGAATTGAATACAACGATCTCGGTTTTTACTTTACTAAAGGAAAAATGTGATCTCAACCCGGAAATTAGTCATAAAATAATAGAAGTTATCAAGTAA
- a CDS encoding NADH-dependent flavin oxidoreductase: MNKYNKLFSPLSFDKGISLKNRIVMSPMTTWASNEDFTISDEEVEYYHKRVNGVGLVITGCTHVMANGIGFTHEFAGYDDTFLPSLTKLANAAKSGGAPAILQMFHAGNKAIPGLIPDGEVVSASAVSSGPILLSDKENLPKELTENEILETIKAFGETTRRAIEAGFDGVEIHGAHGFLLQNFISPFFNKRNDQWGGSLENRLRLSLEIVREVKKVVSDYADRPFLIGYRISPEEMPQKTYGLQDTFILIDKLIEENIDYLHFSLLDAVNQKPIDSEFSDEPISVVLNNYVNDRVLVLVAGGMTTPSMADQVLDYGISMVAIGRTLVINPDWVELVESGQEEKIDSNLKLDTVEDKKIPSKLMAIFEALKGWVPLESKIL; encoded by the coding sequence ATGAATAAATATAATAAGCTATTTTCTCCCTTATCATTTGATAAAGGAATTAGTTTAAAAAACAGAATTGTGATGTCTCCTATGACCACCTGGGCATCGAATGAAGACTTTACCATATCTGATGAAGAAGTCGAATATTACCATAAAAGAGTAAATGGGGTAGGATTGGTGATTACAGGATGTACTCACGTAATGGCTAATGGAATTGGTTTTACCCACGAATTTGCAGGATATGATGATACTTTTCTTCCAAGTCTAACGAAGCTGGCAAATGCAGCAAAGAGTGGAGGAGCACCAGCGATCTTGCAGATGTTTCACGCAGGTAACAAAGCAATTCCCGGTCTAATTCCCGATGGAGAAGTGGTAAGTGCAAGTGCGGTTTCAAGTGGCCCAATACTGCTTTCCGATAAAGAAAATCTTCCGAAAGAATTAACTGAAAATGAAATTCTGGAAACCATAAAAGCATTTGGAGAAACTACCAGAAGAGCGATCGAAGCAGGTTTTGACGGTGTTGAGATTCACGGAGCGCACGGGTTTTTACTTCAGAATTTCATCTCTCCTTTTTTCAATAAAAGAAATGACCAATGGGGAGGTTCTCTGGAAAATCGTTTGCGACTTAGTCTGGAAATCGTTCGAGAAGTGAAAAAAGTAGTTTCAGATTATGCTGATCGTCCTTTTTTAATCGGTTACAGAATTTCACCGGAAGAAATGCCACAAAAGACTTATGGACTTCAAGATACTTTCATTTTAATTGATAAGTTGATTGAAGAAAACATCGATTATCTACATTTTTCTCTATTGGATGCTGTAAATCAAAAACCAATTGATTCAGAATTTTCAGATGAGCCAATATCAGTTGTACTTAACAATTATGTAAACGACAGGGTTCTTGTTCTTGTAGCTGGAGGTATGACAACACCTTCGATGGCCGATCAGGTTTTAGACTACGGTATTTCTATGGTGGCAATAGGCAGAACTTTGGTCATCAATCCGGATTGGGTGGAATTAGTTGAAAGTGGGCAAGAAGAAAAAATAGATTCAAATCTTAAACTTGATACCGTGGAAGACAAAAAAATACCCTCGAAATTGATGGCAATTTTTGAAGCGTTAAAAGGCTGGGTTCCATTGGAATCTAAAATACTTTAA
- a CDS encoding nuclear transport factor 2 family protein, producing the protein MSANKNINTVQDYEDVLAVMEGYVQGLKTGNVAELKKTFHKDAIMYGHLGNDLSQGSINNLYTYVEKFGAAPNIKTNLTVLHKTPTTAVIRIEMEHDAADEDFTDYHSLIRISGEWKVVAKLFHLYDK; encoded by the coding sequence ATGTCAGCAAATAAAAATATCAACACTGTTCAGGATTATGAAGATGTCTTGGCGGTAATGGAAGGCTATGTTCAAGGATTAAAAACAGGAAACGTAGCAGAATTAAAAAAGACCTTTCACAAGGATGCGATCATGTATGGTCATTTAGGTAATGATCTGTCGCAAGGAAGTATAAATAACCTGTATACATATGTAGAGAAATTTGGCGCAGCACCTAACATCAAAACCAATCTTACGGTTTTACATAAAACACCCACTACAGCAGTTATTCGTATCGAAATGGAACACGATGCTGCCGATGAAGATTTTACAGATTACCACTCATTAATTAGAATCAGTGGTGAGTGGAAAGTGGTTGCAAAGCTTTTTCATCTTTACGATAAATAA
- a CDS encoding nuclear transport factor 2 family protein, with the protein MKNIQKRKNIISSSANSTPDGLRQNIGKISKKIFSSVPTVAIISALTISGLSISCQDKNNQNNKAEVMQNNQEQKEAILKPIELYVEAGRKGDGNIAKPAFASTATMSWSEDGALKSVPIQALFDGFSAAEPMEANYKLTTLDAEGDAAIVRIESQFGTNKYADMFTLVKDGNDWKIISKIYQTIK; encoded by the coding sequence ATGAAAAATATTCAAAAACGTAAAAACATCATTTCGAGTTCCGCAAATTCTACTCCTGATGGGTTAAGGCAAAACATTGGAAAAATTTCGAAGAAGATATTTTCTTCAGTCCCAACGGTGGCAATTATCTCAGCATTGACAATTAGCGGATTATCAATTTCCTGTCAAGATAAAAACAATCAAAACAATAAAGCAGAAGTTATGCAAAACAATCAAGAACAAAAAGAAGCTATCCTGAAACCAATAGAATTATATGTTGAAGCAGGAAGAAAAGGCGACGGCAATATTGCAAAACCGGCATTTGCGTCAACCGCAACCATGTCATGGTCCGAAGACGGAGCATTGAAAAGTGTTCCAATACAGGCACTTTTTGACGGATTTTCCGCTGCAGAGCCAATGGAAGCAAATTACAAACTAACTACTTTAGATGCAGAGGGAGATGCCGCAATTGTGAGAATCGAATCTCAATTTGGGACCAACAAATATGCCGATATGTTTACTTTGGTAAAAGACGGCAACGATTGGAAAATTATCAGTAAAATTTATCAAACCATAAAATAA
- a CDS encoding NAD(P)H-binding protein encodes MKVLVIGANGRVGSLLVNKLAAQHQVLAGSRNPNSANNADNINIEQIYIDLLSDVDTLAESMNGVDAIYFVSGSRGKNLLQIDLHGAIKTMKAAEKAGVKRYIMLSSVFALQPERWNESFLSDLADYNMAKHYADLYLTTQTQLDYTILQPGALKEEQELKK; translated from the coding sequence ATGAAAGTATTAGTCATTGGAGCAAATGGTAGAGTCGGATCTCTTTTAGTTAATAAACTAGCTGCTCAGCATCAGGTTTTAGCGGGCTCAAGAAATCCAAATTCAGCAAATAATGCAGATAATATTAATATTGAGCAGATTTATATTGATTTGCTAAGCGATGTTGATACGCTTGCAGAAAGTATGAATGGTGTTGATGCCATTTATTTTGTTTCCGGGTCGCGTGGGAAAAATCTTTTACAGATAGATTTACATGGAGCGATTAAAACCATGAAAGCCGCAGAAAAAGCAGGAGTTAAACGTTATATTATGCTGAGCTCAGTTTTTGCATTGCAACCCGAACGTTGGAATGAATCTTTCTTAAGTGATTTAGCAGATTATAATATGGCCAAGCATTATGCTGATCTTTATCTTACTACTCAAACCCAACTCGATTACACGATTTTACAGCCCGGAGCACTTAAAGAAGAGCAAGAACTGAAAAAATAG
- a CDS encoding AraC family transcriptional regulator gives MIKFPTSLIGLDTPQNTLELDGCTLIEQCIHSTEVRGTMYLEQHLLLIVLEGTVVLTYGKQEYTVGKNDMILLKKATAVKYHKFGNAENDNIYDSLMFSIKDDLLKSFLSTSEIKVSKPEGEIKTGVYPMNECLVAFAYSMKPYFFDQSVVHPGQLRLKIMELLYDVAECNRNMFLQILQLHEPVRTDIRNVVEQHYASPVSVSELAYLSGRSLSSFKRDFQNIYNVAPATWIREKRLEKAKDMLETTALSVSDICYSLGFENVSHFSRIYKEFHGQAPSISR, from the coding sequence ATGATAAAGTTTCCGACTTCTCTGATAGGTCTTGATACACCTCAGAATACCTTAGAACTTGATGGTTGTACTTTAATTGAGCAATGTATACATAGTACAGAAGTTAGAGGTACTATGTATCTCGAACAGCATTTACTTCTTATTGTCCTTGAGGGAACGGTTGTTCTGACATATGGAAAGCAGGAATATACAGTGGGCAAAAATGATATGATTTTGCTAAAGAAAGCTACTGCAGTAAAGTATCATAAATTTGGAAATGCTGAAAATGACAATATCTATGATAGTTTAATGTTCAGCATCAAAGATGATCTTTTAAAGTCATTTTTGTCAACATCAGAAATCAAGGTGTCAAAACCTGAAGGAGAAATCAAAACAGGTGTTTACCCAATGAATGAATGTTTGGTTGCATTTGCTTACTCTATGAAGCCTTACTTTTTTGATCAATCTGTGGTTCATCCCGGACAACTTCGGTTGAAAATTATGGAGTTACTATACGATGTTGCGGAATGTAACCGAAATATGTTCCTTCAAATCCTCCAGCTGCACGAACCTGTGCGTACAGACATCCGTAATGTGGTGGAACAGCATTATGCTTCACCGGTTTCTGTTTCCGAACTGGCCTATCTTTCTGGGAGAAGTTTGTCAAGTTTTAAGAGAGATTTCCAGAATATATACAATGTTGCGCCGGCAACCTGGATCAGAGAAAAGAGATTGGAAAAAGCAAAAGATATGTTGGAAACTACAGCTTTGTCAGTCTCAGATATTTGTTATTCATTAGGATTCGAAAATGTCTCTCATTTTTCAAGGATATATAAGGAATTTCACGGACAGGCACCGAGTATTTCTCGTTGA
- a CDS encoding Arm DNA-binding domain-containing protein, with amino-acid sequence MKARVSILFYAKKAKANKDGLVPIYTRITISENRIELSTNRFVKLSQWSKEGNCMKGNSISASNINKYLDVLIKRTLSNTFINCIIH; translated from the coding sequence ATGAAAGCAAGGGTATCTATTCTCTTCTATGCAAAGAAAGCAAAAGCCAACAAAGATGGTCTTGTACCAATCTACACAAGAATTACCATTTCAGAAAATCGTATTGAATTAAGCACTAATCGATTCGTTAAATTGAGCCAATGGTCTAAGGAAGGAAATTGCATGAAGGGCAATTCTATATCAGCATCGAATATCAATAAGTATTTAGATGTTCTAATTAAAAGAACGTTGTCAAACACTTTTATAAATTGTATCATACATTAG